From Ailuropoda melanoleuca isolate Jingjing chromosome 8, ASM200744v2, whole genome shotgun sequence, a single genomic window includes:
- the CHRNA10 gene encoding neuronal acetylcholine receptor subunit alpha-10 isoform X1: MCQAQPESRYRPHHPCQQSLMLPSVRPRGSHPETCPTSCCGRAMGPRSHHRSLGISVSSLGLLFLFSLLPECLGAEGRLAHKLFRDLFANYTSALRPVADTDQALNVTLEVTLSQIIDMDERNQVLTLYLWIRQEWTDAYLRWDPNAYGGLDAIRIPSSLVWRPDIVLYNKADAQPPASASTNVVLRHDGAVRWDAPAITRSSCRVDVSAFPFDAQRCGLTFGSWTHGGHQLDVRPRGAAASLADFVENVEWRVLGMPARRRVLTYGCCSEPYPDVTFTLLLRRRAAAYVCNLLLPCVLISLLAPLAFHLPADSGEKVSLGVTVLLALTVFQLLLAESMPPAESVPLIGKYYMATMTMVTFSTALTILIMKLHYCGPSARPVPAWARVLLLGRLARGLCVRERGEPCGQSRPPESPPSPQPPDGGARPPPVACHEPRCLCRQEALLHHVATIANTFRSHRAAQRRHEDWKRLARVMDRFFLGIFFSMALVMSLLVLVQAL, encoded by the exons ATGTGCCAGGCTCAACCGGAGTCCAG GTATCGTCCACACCATCCTTGCCAGCAAAGCCTGATGCTGCCCTCAGTCAGGCCACGAGGGTCACACCCAGAGACCTGCCCTACTTCTTGCTGTGGCAGGGCCATGGGGCCCAGGAGCCACCACCGCAGCCTCGGCATCTCTGTCTCCAGCCTAGGCCTTCTGTTTCTGTTCTCACTGCTTCCAG AGTGCTTGGGAGCCGAGGGAAGGCTGGCTCACAAGCTGTTTCGTGACCTCTTCGCCAACTACACAAGTGCCCTGAGACCTGTGGCAGATACAGACCAGGCTCTGAACGTGACCCTGGAGGTGACATTGTCCCAGATCATTGACATG gaTGAGCGGAACCAGGTGCTGACCCTGTACCTGTGGATCAGACAGGAGTGGACAGACGCCTACCTACGATGGGACCCCAATGCCTATGGTGGCCTGGATGCTATCCGCATCCCCAGCAGTCTCGTGTGGCGACCAGACATCGTGCTCTACAACAA GGCGGACGCACAGCCGCCGGCCTCCGCCAGCACCAACGTGGTTCTGAGGCACGACGGCGCCGTGCGCTGGGACGCGCCGGCCATCACGCGCAGCTCGTGCCGCGTGGACGTGTCGGCATTCCCGTTCGACGCGCAGCGCTGCGGCCTGACGTTCGGCTCGTGGACGCACGGCGGGCACCAGCTGGACGTGCGGCCGCGCGGCGCCGCCGCCAGCCTGGCCGACTTCGTGGAGAACGTGGAGTGGCGCGTGCTGGGCATGCCGGCGCGGCGGCGCGTGCTCACCTACGGCTGCTGCTCCGAGCCCTACCCCGACGTGACGTTCACGCTGCTGCTGCGCCGCCGCGCCGCCGCCTACGTGTGCAACCTGCTGCTGCCCTGCGTGCTCATCTCGCTGCTCGCGCCGCTCGCCTTCCACCTGCCGGCCGACTCGGGCGAGAAGGTGTCGCTCGGCGTCACCGTGCTGCTGGCGCTCACCGTCTTTCAGCTGCTCCTGGCCGAGAGCATGCCACCGGCCGAGAGCGTGCCCCTCATCG GGAAGTACTACATGGCCACCATGACCATGGTCACGTTCTCCACAGCGCTTACCATCCTTATCATGAAACTGCACTACTGTGGTCCTAGTGCCCGACCAGTGCCAGCCTGGGCTCGGGTCCTCCTGCTGGGACGCCTGGCACGGGGCTTGTGTGTGCGGGAACGAGGGGAACCCTGTGGGCAGTCTAGACCCCCTGAGTCACCCCCCAGTCCCCAGCCTCCTGACGGAGGTGCTCGTCCTCCACCAGTTGCTTGCCATGAACCGCGGTGTCTGTGCCGTCAGGAAGCCCTACTGCACCACGTAGCTACGATCGCTAACACCTTCCGCAGCCACCGGGCTGCCCAGCGCCGCCATGAGGACTGGAAGCGGCTGGCCCGTGTGATGGATCGCTTCTTCCTGGGCATCTTCTTCTCCATGGCCTTGGTCATGAGCCTCCTGGTGCTGGTGCAGGCCCTGTGA
- the ART1 gene encoding GPI-linked NAD(P)(+)--arginine ADP-ribosyltransferase 1, giving the protein MQTPAMMSLLLVCLGLMEAHQAQSHPLTRRELFSQEVPLDMAPASFDDQYDGCAAAMTAALPDLNQTEFQANKVYADSWALASSQWQERQAWGPEWGPRPTELPPPPPGFRDEHGVALLAYTANNPLHKQFNAAVREAGRSRAYYLHHFSFKTLHFLLTEALQLLGRGQRSPQCRQVFRGVHGLRFRPAGPGATVRLGGFASASLQNVAAQQFGEDTFFGIWTCLGAPIKGYSFFPGEEEVLIPPFETFQVINASRPAQGPARIYLRALGKRSTYNCEYIKDKQCKSRPCRLGNSAMGQGSASAVWSLLLPLWVLVGGTFPRPIQH; this is encoded by the exons ATGCAGACTCCTGCCATGATGTCTCTGCTGCTTGTGTGCCTGGGCCTCATGGAAGCTCATCAG GCCCAAAGCCACCCCCTCACTCGACGAGAGCTCTTCTCTCAAGAAGTGCCCCTGGACATGGCCCCAGCCTCCTTTGATGACCAGTATGACGGCTGTGCAGCAGCCATGACAGCCGCTCTTCCAGATCTCAACCAAACCGAGTTCCAGGCCAACAAAGTGTATGCTGACAGCTGGGCGCTGGCAAGCAGCCAATGGCAGGAACGCCAGGCCTGGGGGCCAGAGTGGGGCCCCAGGCCTACCGAGCTGCCCCCGCCGCCCCCTGGCTTCCGCGATGAGCATGGGGTGGCCCTCCTGGCCTATACCGCCAACAACCCCCTGCACAAGCAGTTCAACGCTGCTGTGCGCGAGGCAGGCCGCTCCAGAGCCTACTACCTCCACCACTTCTCCTTCAAGACACTCCATTTCCTGCTGACCGAGGCCCTACAGCTGCTGGGCAGGGGCCAGCGTTCGCCCCAGTGCCGCCAGGTGTTCCGAGGGGTGCACGGCCTGCGCTTCCGGCCGGCGGGGCCCGGGGCCACCGTAAGGCTGGGGGGGTTTGCCTCCGCATCCCTGCAGAATGTTGCAGCCCAGCAGTTTGGGGAGGACACCTTCTTTGGCATCTGGACTTGCCTCGGGGCACCTATCAAGGGCTACTCCTTcttccctggggaggaggaggtgcTGATCCCCCCCTTCGAGACGTTCCAGGTGATCAATGCCAGCAGACCGGCGCAGGGCCCCGCCCGCATCTACCTCCGGGCCCTGGGCAAGCGCAGCACGTACAACTGCGAGTACATTAAAG ACAAGCAGTGCAAGTCTAGGCCCTGCCGTCTAGGTAACTCAG CCATGGGTCAAGGCTCTGCTTCTGCAGTCTGGTCCCTCCTACTGCCGCTCTGGGTCCTTGTCGGGGGAACCTTTCCACGACCCATCCAACACTGA
- the CHRNA10 gene encoding neuronal acetylcholine receptor subunit alpha-10 isoform X2, with protein sequence MCQAQPESRYRPHHPCQQSLMLPSVRPRGSHPETCPTSCCGRAMGPRSHHRSLGISVSSLGLLFLFSLLPECLGAEGRLAHKLFRDLFANYTSALRPVADTDQALNVTLEVTLSQIIDMDERNQVLTLYLWIRQEWTDAYLRWDPNAYGGLDAIRIPSSLVWRPDIVLYNKADAQPPASASTNVVLRHDGAVRWDAPAITRSSCRVDVSAFPFDAQRCGLTFGSWTHGGHQLDVRPRGAAASLADFVENVEWRVLGMPARRRVLTYGCCSEPYPDVTFTLLLRRRAAAYVCNLLLPCVLISLLAPLAFHLPADSGEKVSLGVTVLLALTVFQLLLAESMPPAESVPLIVACHEPRCLCRQEALLHHVATIANTFRSHRAAQRRHEDWKRLARVMDRFFLGIFFSMALVMSLLVLVQAL encoded by the exons ATGTGCCAGGCTCAACCGGAGTCCAG GTATCGTCCACACCATCCTTGCCAGCAAAGCCTGATGCTGCCCTCAGTCAGGCCACGAGGGTCACACCCAGAGACCTGCCCTACTTCTTGCTGTGGCAGGGCCATGGGGCCCAGGAGCCACCACCGCAGCCTCGGCATCTCTGTCTCCAGCCTAGGCCTTCTGTTTCTGTTCTCACTGCTTCCAG AGTGCTTGGGAGCCGAGGGAAGGCTGGCTCACAAGCTGTTTCGTGACCTCTTCGCCAACTACACAAGTGCCCTGAGACCTGTGGCAGATACAGACCAGGCTCTGAACGTGACCCTGGAGGTGACATTGTCCCAGATCATTGACATG gaTGAGCGGAACCAGGTGCTGACCCTGTACCTGTGGATCAGACAGGAGTGGACAGACGCCTACCTACGATGGGACCCCAATGCCTATGGTGGCCTGGATGCTATCCGCATCCCCAGCAGTCTCGTGTGGCGACCAGACATCGTGCTCTACAACAA GGCGGACGCACAGCCGCCGGCCTCCGCCAGCACCAACGTGGTTCTGAGGCACGACGGCGCCGTGCGCTGGGACGCGCCGGCCATCACGCGCAGCTCGTGCCGCGTGGACGTGTCGGCATTCCCGTTCGACGCGCAGCGCTGCGGCCTGACGTTCGGCTCGTGGACGCACGGCGGGCACCAGCTGGACGTGCGGCCGCGCGGCGCCGCCGCCAGCCTGGCCGACTTCGTGGAGAACGTGGAGTGGCGCGTGCTGGGCATGCCGGCGCGGCGGCGCGTGCTCACCTACGGCTGCTGCTCCGAGCCCTACCCCGACGTGACGTTCACGCTGCTGCTGCGCCGCCGCGCCGCCGCCTACGTGTGCAACCTGCTGCTGCCCTGCGTGCTCATCTCGCTGCTCGCGCCGCTCGCCTTCCACCTGCCGGCCGACTCGGGCGAGAAGGTGTCGCTCGGCGTCACCGTGCTGCTGGCGCTCACCGTCTTTCAGCTGCTCCTGGCCGAGAGCATGCCACCGGCCGAGAGCGTGCCCCTCATCG TTGCTTGCCATGAACCGCGGTGTCTGTGCCGTCAGGAAGCCCTACTGCACCACGTAGCTACGATCGCTAACACCTTCCGCAGCCACCGGGCTGCCCAGCGCCGCCATGAGGACTGGAAGCGGCTGGCCCGTGTGATGGATCGCTTCTTCCTGGGCATCTTCTTCTCCATGGCCTTGGTCATGAGCCTCCTGGTGCTGGTGCAGGCCCTGTGA